One genomic segment of Rivularia sp. PCC 7116 includes these proteins:
- a CDS encoding acyltransferase, translating to MESKALLKTTTKKPKVHFHFIDGLRALAALWVILFHSVIDPDKTISQFTDTLPKWFVYVVFEKGHLGVPIFFVISGFLIAYSLKNTQFNFAWFKNFVLRRLVRLSPTYYLSILITLAIGFIAAYAKSEEFAPLGHPLSVPRLIAHLFYLQDIFKLHHINDVYWTLCLEVQSYFIFGILFWLVQWIDSRWNTNRGRLFVFLPSAVIAAFYAIEIIRYEGRATIFLPIWYSFLLGIFAYWAWRKELKLLLFYFYVAILVSAGIANSSIFAIASSIVAVLLLEVARANRMGQLLNWQWLQFLGKISYSLYLTHTPVLGGIYWIVFKLFNHSVWSEFLALMLGVGGSIAFATLIWQVMEKPSIQWNKNLKFTKSSNQQASSN from the coding sequence ATGGAATCAAAAGCACTGTTGAAAACCACTACGAAAAAACCTAAAGTACATTTTCACTTTATTGACGGGCTTCGTGCTTTGGCGGCTTTATGGGTTATTCTGTTTCACTCTGTAATAGATCCTGATAAGACTATTTCCCAATTTACCGATACCTTACCCAAATGGTTTGTATATGTAGTATTTGAAAAAGGTCATTTGGGTGTGCCTATCTTTTTCGTAATCAGCGGTTTTTTAATTGCTTATTCGTTAAAAAATACTCAATTTAATTTTGCCTGGTTCAAAAATTTTGTTCTACGTCGTTTAGTCAGACTCAGTCCTACTTATTACCTATCTATTCTGATAACACTAGCTATTGGTTTTATTGCTGCATATGCTAAGAGTGAAGAATTTGCACCCTTGGGACACCCTTTATCTGTTCCAAGATTAATAGCGCATTTGTTTTATCTACAGGATATTTTCAAACTGCATCATATAAATGATGTTTACTGGACATTATGTTTGGAAGTTCAATCCTATTTTATATTTGGCATCCTTTTTTGGTTAGTGCAATGGATCGATTCTCGTTGGAATACTAATCGAGGGAGACTTTTTGTCTTTCTTCCCAGTGCTGTTATTGCTGCTTTCTATGCAATCGAAATAATTAGATATGAGGGTAGGGCAACAATATTTTTACCGATATGGTACAGTTTTCTACTCGGTATTTTTGCTTATTGGGCATGGCGCAAGGAATTGAAGCTTTTGCTTTTCTATTTCTATGTTGCAATATTAGTGTCTGCGGGAATAGCCAATTCTTCAATTTTTGCGATCGCGAGTTCAATTGTTGCGGTACTCTTGCTGGAAGTTGCGCGTGCTAACCGGATGGGACAATTGCTGAATTGGCAATGGTTACAATTTTTAGGGAAAATTTCTTATAGCTTATATCTAACTCACACTCCTGTTTTGGGAGGTATATATTGGATTGTATTTAAACTGTTTAATCATTCAGTCTGGAGTGAATTTCTTGCCTTAATGCTGGGAGTAGGAGGTTCAATTGCCTTTGCAACCCTAATATGGCAAGTCATGGAAAAACCATCTATTCAATGGAATAAAAATTTAAAATTCACAAAAAGTAGCAATCAGCAGGCAAGTAGTAATTAA
- a CDS encoding TIGR04283 family arsenosugar biosynthesis glycosyltransferase — MSSVSIIIPTFNEEACLIRTLRQLALLSPPPQEIIVVDGGSEDETLLIAKSAFESFSSTAKILILQSCDRGRSVQMNYGAKQATGDILCFVHADTTVPDDLIALVDKTLADSTVACGGFISLMTGSQTTRWATSLHNYLKTYYAPLIFRPHLFFKGLRLLFGDQVMFCRRQDFWDCGGFDEALPIMEDGDLCRKIARKGRICMLNRVVQSSDRRVARWGALKANVIYLYIGFLWGIGVDAKFLKRFYEDIR, encoded by the coding sequence ATGTCTTCAGTTTCGATCATTATTCCTACTTTTAACGAAGAAGCCTGCTTGATTAGAACTTTGCGTCAACTTGCTCTACTTTCACCACCACCCCAAGAAATTATAGTGGTTGACGGTGGCAGCGAAGATGAAACTCTTCTAATCGCAAAATCTGCTTTTGAATCTTTTTCTTCAACAGCGAAAATCCTAATCCTTCAATCTTGCGATCGCGGACGTTCTGTACAAATGAATTATGGTGCAAAACAGGCGACTGGAGATATTTTATGTTTTGTTCATGCAGATACTACCGTACCCGATGATTTAATTGCTTTAGTTGATAAGACTTTAGCAGACTCAACGGTTGCTTGCGGTGGGTTTATTTCTTTGATGACTGGTTCTCAAACTACTCGCTGGGCTACATCATTACACAATTATCTTAAAACTTATTACGCACCACTAATTTTTCGACCTCATTTGTTTTTCAAAGGTTTGCGTTTGTTATTTGGCGATCAGGTAATGTTTTGTCGTCGCCAGGACTTTTGGGATTGCGGTGGCTTTGATGAAGCGCTACCAATTATGGAAGATGGAGATTTATGTCGAAAAATTGCGCGCAAGGGAAGAATATGCATGTTAAATCGTGTAGTGCAAAGTTCTGACCGCCGAGTTGCACGTTGGGGTGCCCTGAAAGCAAATGTAATTTATCTATATATTGGGTTTCTCTGGGGAATAGGTGTTGATGCTAAGTTTCTCAAGCGGTTTTATGAAGATATTCGCTGA
- a CDS encoding rhodanese-like domain-containing protein, with protein sequence MFYLLELLIKLNFPQVKSVSIPKFSLWLDEQSSSIPLIIDARASEEYAVSHIESAQIIEANNSGIPQLSEVPLNTRIVVYCSVGYRSAKVAQQLQRAGYQNVFNLSGGIFQWVNRGKPIYQDNRQVEIVHPYNFIWGKLLKSKYHASMKG encoded by the coding sequence ATGTTTTACTTACTCGAACTGCTCATCAAACTTAATTTTCCTCAAGTAAAATCAGTAAGTATCCCAAAATTCAGTCTATGGTTAGATGAACAATCTTCGTCAATTCCACTAATCATAGATGCACGCGCTTCAGAAGAATATGCTGTCAGTCACATTGAATCTGCACAAATAATCGAAGCTAATAATTCAGGTATTCCACAATTATCGGAAGTCCCTCTAAATACCCGTATCGTAGTTTATTGTTCTGTAGGCTATCGTAGCGCTAAGGTTGCTCAACAACTTCAAAGAGCAGGATATCAAAATGTTTTTAATTTGAGTGGTGGTATTTTTCAGTGGGTTAATCGGGGAAAACCAATTTATCAAGATAACCGTCAAGTAGAAATTGTTCATCCTTACAATTTTATTTGGGGAAAATTGCTCAAATCAAAGTATCATGCTTCTATGAAAGGATAA
- the crtA gene encoding cyanoexosortase A, with amino-acid sequence MNITEIASFKRLKDIRYWLLGIAGGLEAICLTLVWKADDTGHLGMSLLFLFAVGSLTWEKRHTLKFESEVVPSIVGVGLIGWVLWQSANLADGNIMRLLSFVSALGVALLASGFQGLKQYWQELMILFFLGVPSVIASFLYDISPLTAKFSAFLLHYLGFEVMSQGVFINLPNGGIEVTTECSGIDTIVYILSVSVLALIMFPVHRTKRFFVPFMAIIIGFVINGVRVAMLAIFAASDKAAFESWHGGQASYLYGMIGILIFGCFYWLILQQEEKAQINNSSQS; translated from the coding sequence ATGAATATAACTGAAATAGCCTCGTTCAAACGACTCAAAGATATTCGTTATTGGCTCCTAGGGATTGCTGGAGGTTTAGAAGCAATTTGTTTAACACTAGTTTGGAAGGCTGATGATACCGGACATTTAGGCATGAGCCTACTCTTCTTATTTGCTGTAGGAAGCTTAACTTGGGAAAAACGTCATACCCTGAAATTTGAAAGTGAAGTTGTGCCTAGTATTGTAGGTGTCGGGTTGATCGGTTGGGTTTTGTGGCAAAGTGCAAACTTAGCTGATGGTAATATAATGCGGCTTTTATCTTTTGTTTCTGCTTTAGGAGTTGCTTTACTGGCTTCTGGCTTTCAAGGATTAAAGCAATATTGGCAGGAACTTATGATTTTGTTTTTCTTAGGTGTACCAAGTGTCATTGCCAGTTTTTTATATGATATTTCTCCCTTGACTGCCAAATTTTCAGCATTCCTTTTGCACTATCTTGGCTTTGAAGTTATGAGTCAAGGAGTTTTCATTAATTTACCTAACGGTGGAATAGAAGTCACAACTGAATGCTCTGGCATAGACACTATAGTTTATATTCTCAGCGTTTCGGTGCTGGCTTTAATAATGTTTCCCGTACATCGCACTAAAAGATTTTTCGTGCCTTTTATGGCAATAATCATAGGTTTTGTAATTAATGGGGTTCGTGTTGCAATGCTGGCGATATTTGCTGCATCTGACAAAGCCGCATTTGAAAGCTGGCATGGTGGGCAAGCGTCGTATTTATACGGAATGATAGGTATTCTGATTTTCGGGTGTTTCTACTGGTTGATATTACAGCAGGAAGAAAAAGCTCAAATCAATAATAGTTCTCAAAGCTAA
- a CDS encoding HpsJ family protein has protein sequence MSNIDSNQSNKSLLAQIANLNQTTNDFSRFIFEMVDSLPAIRWIGYGLLILALFDVIEMFIPAKFLNPNWEFQTFGALVERVAVPLIGFAFVFIAGLNERGNKEGIILKFLSWLTLLLGIIYFITVPLGVINTARIYKQQQGQITARLNQQKAAIEQVKKNLDGPINEVQMQQILAQLSGGRAPELKNSEELQKAKQQLSDFVNKGESELETQVQTARTNQRINLLKKSVKWNLGALISGALFITIWRNTGWARRA, from the coding sequence ATGTCTAATATTGATAGTAATCAGTCAAATAAATCATTACTGGCTCAAATTGCCAATTTGAATCAAACTACCAACGATTTTTCAAGATTTATCTTTGAAATGGTCGATTCTTTGCCAGCTATACGCTGGATAGGTTACGGACTGTTGATTTTGGCATTATTCGATGTCATTGAAATGTTCATCCCCGCTAAATTTCTGAATCCCAACTGGGAATTCCAAACTTTCGGTGCATTAGTAGAAAGAGTTGCAGTACCTTTGATTGGCTTTGCATTTGTATTTATAGCAGGATTAAACGAAAGGGGAAATAAAGAAGGGATTATCCTTAAATTTCTCTCTTGGCTAACTTTATTATTAGGAATTATATATTTTATAACTGTACCTTTAGGAGTTATCAATACAGCTAGGATATACAAACAGCAGCAAGGGCAAATTACGGCTAGGTTGAATCAACAAAAAGCTGCAATTGAACAAGTGAAAAAGAATCTAGACGGCCCGATAAATGAAGTCCAAATGCAACAAATACTGGCTCAATTAAGCGGGGGACGCGCTCCTGAACTTAAAAACTCGGAAGAATTACAAAAAGCCAAGCAGCAGCTTTCTGATTTTGTTAATAAAGGTGAAAGCGAGCTAGAAACACAAGTACAAACTGCACGTACTAATCAACGGATTAACTTATTGAAGAAGTCTGTGAAGTGGAATTTAGGAGCGCTGATTTCTGGTGCTTTATTTATCACTATTTGGCGTAATACTGGTTGGGCTAGACGCGCTTAA
- the msrA gene encoding peptide-methionine (S)-S-oxide reductase MsrA → MGLFGLGKKMAIPTAEEALPGRSSSMPVPEKHYVNGNPLKPPFPEGMEQVVFGMGCFWGAERKFWQLDGVYTTAVGYAAGSTPNPTYKEVCSGMTGHNEVVLVVYDPKKISYEQLLKTFWESHNPTQGMRQGNDTGTQYRSGIYTFSPAQKQLAQASKESYEQALKKAGFGDITTEILDAPEFYYAEDYHQQYLAKNPNGYCGLGGTNVACPVGVVNS, encoded by the coding sequence ATGGGATTATTCGGACTTGGGAAAAAAATGGCTATACCGACTGCTGAAGAAGCTTTACCAGGAAGAAGTTCTTCAATGCCAGTACCTGAAAAGCATTATGTGAATGGCAATCCTCTCAAGCCTCCTTTTCCCGAAGGTATGGAGCAGGTAGTATTCGGGATGGGATGCTTTTGGGGTGCCGAGCGTAAATTTTGGCAATTGGATGGAGTTTATACTACTGCTGTAGGTTATGCTGCTGGTTCAACTCCTAATCCTACATATAAAGAAGTATGTAGCGGCATGACTGGGCATAATGAAGTTGTGCTCGTTGTGTACGATCCCAAAAAAATTAGTTACGAACAACTGTTAAAAACTTTTTGGGAAAGTCACAATCCTACTCAAGGAATGCGTCAAGGTAATGACACTGGTACCCAGTATCGTTCGGGAATTTACACTTTTTCCCCAGCGCAAAAACAACTTGCACAAGCATCAAAAGAATCTTACGAACAAGCTTTGAAAAAAGCAGGTTTTGGGGATATTACTACAGAAATTCTTGATGCTCCTGAATTTTACTATGCTGAAGATTACCATCAACAGTATTTAGCTAAAAATCCTAATGGCTATTGTGGATTAGGTGGAACTAATGTTGCTTGCCCTGTTGGTGTTGTAAATTCTTAA
- the rfbB gene encoding dTDP-glucose 4,6-dehydratase, giving the protein MSRRLLVTGGAGFIGSNFVHYWCDNYPDDKVVVLDALTYAGNRANLSSLEAKKNFCFIKGDICNSSLVKQLLESEKIDTIAHFAAESHVDRSILGPGAFVQTNVVGTYTLLEAFRQYWLTQNQPGHYRFLHVSTDEVYGSLSPQDSPFTETTAYAPNSPYSASKAGSDHLVRAYFHTYELPTIITNCSNNYGPYQFPEKLIPLMCINALLGKPLPIYGDGKNVRDWLYVKDHCNALDIVINTGAVGETYNIGGNNEVENINLVHTLCQIIDKLAPDLPIKPSEKLITFIKDRPGHDRRYAIDATKIKNNLGWTPLVTVEEGLHLTVQWYLNHNQWWQLLLSQEYQDYYRQIYKK; this is encoded by the coding sequence ATGAGTCGTAGGTTGCTAGTAACGGGTGGAGCCGGATTTATTGGCTCCAACTTTGTACATTATTGGTGCGATAATTATCCAGATGACAAAGTAGTAGTATTAGATGCACTTACCTACGCGGGAAATCGCGCTAACTTATCTTCTTTAGAAGCAAAGAAAAATTTTTGTTTTATTAAAGGTGATATTTGCAATTCTTCTTTAGTTAAACAACTTCTAGAATCAGAAAAAATAGATACTATCGCGCATTTTGCGGCTGAATCTCATGTTGATAGGTCGATTCTGGGACCTGGTGCTTTCGTACAGACAAACGTAGTTGGAACCTACACACTTTTAGAAGCTTTTCGTCAATATTGGTTAACTCAAAATCAACCCGGACATTATCGTTTTCTCCATGTTTCTACAGACGAGGTTTATGGAAGTTTGAGTCCGCAAGACTCACCTTTCACCGAAACTACAGCTTATGCTCCAAATAGCCCCTATTCTGCATCAAAAGCCGGTAGCGACCATTTAGTTAGAGCTTATTTTCACACCTACGAACTACCAACAATTATTACTAACTGTTCTAATAATTATGGACCATATCAGTTCCCAGAAAAATTGATTCCTTTAATGTGTATTAATGCTTTATTGGGTAAACCACTACCAATTTATGGTGATGGGAAAAACGTCAGAGATTGGCTTTACGTGAAAGACCATTGTAATGCTTTGGATATAGTTATAAATACCGGTGCAGTAGGAGAAACCTACAACATTGGCGGTAACAATGAAGTTGAAAACATTAATTTAGTTCATACTTTATGCCAAATTATTGATAAATTAGCTCCCGATTTACCGATAAAACCCAGTGAAAAATTAATTACTTTTATCAAAGACAGACCGGGACACGACCGCAGATATGCAATTGATGCAACTAAAATCAAAAATAATTTAGGCTGGACTCCTTTAGTAACAGTTGAAGAAGGTTTACATCTAACCGTACAGTGGTACCTTAATCATAATCAATGGTGGCAACTTTTATTATCACAAGAATATCAAGATTATTATCGGCAAATTTATAAAAAATAA
- a CDS encoding glycosyltransferase codes for MRKLYFLVPGTDGKFACGGLWAELKTLNLAKEICDAQVVTYRQREKDKLFLDDVLQQQDLQQAIFVISWGFDVAKLAPRLKSYNVVYHAHSAGYGFKLPASIPIITVSRNTLGYWGQLSPHSLIYYLPNQISDEFTNQNLERDIDVLVLARKSSEYLIKDLVPALQPKCKLELIDYYIEDIPALFNRAKIYIYDSAEYWAQQRVTEGFGLQPMEAAACGCQIFSSLNGGLSDYLDPGFNSYKIAAYSKEYDMQRILKLLQDWSPSNLPESFFQEYRRENIIPRFQVILSELNEFFDHKQNHQSNIQPLTKMRLTKLSTQRILNKIKKKLQ; via the coding sequence ATGAGAAAACTTTATTTTTTAGTTCCGGGTACAGATGGCAAATTCGCTTGCGGTGGATTATGGGCGGAATTAAAAACTCTCAACCTTGCTAAAGAAATATGTGATGCCCAAGTGGTGACTTATCGTCAAAGAGAAAAAGACAAGCTTTTCTTAGATGATGTGTTGCAACAGCAAGATTTACAGCAAGCTATATTTGTCATTAGCTGGGGCTTTGATGTTGCAAAACTTGCTCCTCGCCTCAAATCTTATAATGTTGTTTACCATGCTCATAGTGCTGGTTATGGTTTCAAACTCCCAGCAAGCATTCCTATAATTACAGTCAGTCGTAACACTTTAGGATATTGGGGACAATTATCACCTCACAGTTTAATTTATTATTTACCCAATCAAATTAGCGACGAATTCACAAATCAAAATTTGGAAAGAGATATAGATGTCTTGGTTTTAGCAAGGAAATCTTCGGAATATCTAATTAAAGATTTAGTTCCAGCATTGCAGCCAAAATGTAAATTAGAATTAATTGACTATTATATAGAAGATATTCCAGCACTATTTAATCGAGCTAAAATCTACATTTACGACTCTGCCGAATACTGGGCGCAGCAGCGAGTAACTGAAGGATTTGGTTTGCAACCGATGGAAGCTGCTGCTTGTGGTTGTCAAATTTTTTCCAGCCTGAATGGTGGACTTTCTGATTATTTAGATCCAGGATTCAACAGTTATAAAATAGCAGCTTATTCCAAAGAATATGATATGCAACGTATTCTTAAGTTGCTGCAAGATTGGTCACCTTCAAATTTACCAGAAAGCTTTTTTCAAGAATATCGCCGCGAGAATATTATTCCCCGCTTTCAGGTTATATTGTCTGAGCTAAATGAGTTTTTTGACCACAAACAAAATCATCAATCAAATATTCAACCTTTAACAAAAATGCGTCTGACAAAATTATCTACCCAAAGAATACTTAATAAAATTAAGAAGAAATTGCAATAA
- a CDS encoding DUF2809 domain-containing protein codes for MSIPFLKYRLALLASMVIIVPFGYIVRFSQGLNPAWLHDALGSVAYEIFWVLFFAFLLPKVSPWRIAVGVCIATCAIEFLQLWKPPFLEAARKTIPGRLVLGNTFVWADFPVYFIGSFVGWIWLYVIKSYFFKKRYL; via the coding sequence ATGAGTATACCCTTCTTAAAATATCGCTTAGCACTGCTAGCTAGTATGGTAATTATCGTTCCTTTTGGCTACATAGTCAGGTTTTCCCAAGGATTGAACCCAGCATGGCTGCATGATGCATTAGGAAGTGTTGCTTATGAAATATTTTGGGTATTATTCTTCGCTTTTCTTTTACCCAAAGTTTCGCCTTGGCGTATAGCAGTTGGAGTTTGCATTGCGACTTGCGCGATAGAATTTTTGCAATTGTGGAAACCGCCATTTTTAGAAGCAGCTCGTAAAACTATACCCGGTAGACTTGTTTTAGGAAATACCTTTGTTTGGGCAGATTTTCCAGTTTACTTTATTGGTAGTTTTGTCGGATGGATATGGTTATATGTAATAAAAAGCTATTTTTTCAAAAAACGTTATTTATAA
- a CDS encoding DUF6391 domain-containing protein: MNSSNLAKGSDNTFDILNFDLISPRPTQDVEILNQLSFVPGLKEVLMLRQVHALEHATVWTLGESHSTARQKIMQHEDVVDNQLYSGLSTEEGFYLYGEVNISDLRRSVNLALQRLTNGEWNLAVHPRCGTNASVAMLLTAGLALGMHLLLPRGPIEQLIGLSVATTTATEIAPDVGAFFQRHITTAIPFNLAVENITLKHDAMGRKAYFVKVKWRE; the protein is encoded by the coding sequence ATGAATAGCTCAAATTTAGCCAAAGGTAGCGATAATACCTTTGATATTTTGAATTTTGATCTCATTTCACCCCGCCCCACCCAGGATGTCGAGATACTTAACCAGCTATCATTTGTTCCTGGATTGAAAGAAGTTTTGATGCTGCGTCAAGTTCATGCTTTAGAACACGCTACAGTCTGGACTTTAGGTGAATCGCATTCAACAGCCAGACAAAAGATAATGCAGCATGAAGATGTGGTTGATAATCAGCTTTACAGTGGTTTATCAACAGAAGAAGGTTTTTATCTTTATGGTGAAGTCAACATCAGCGATTTACGACGCTCTGTAAACCTTGCTCTCCAACGCCTTACTAATGGAGAATGGAATTTAGCCGTGCATCCTCGCTGCGGAACAAATGCATCGGTTGCCATGTTATTGACGGCAGGATTGGCTTTAGGAATGCATTTATTATTACCGCGAGGACCAATTGAACAATTAATTGGTTTGAGTGTAGCAACAACAACCGCAACCGAAATTGCCCCCGATGTCGGTGCTTTCTTTCAACGTCATATTACCACCGCAATTCCTTTCAACCTTGCAGTTGAAAATATTACTCTCAAGCATGATGCAATGGGACGCAAAGCTTATTTTGTCAAAGTTAAGTGGAGAGAGTAA
- a CDS encoding helix-turn-helix transcriptional regulator produces MAGGESQTPVSLSDRELQIIDLVATGLTNQQIAVKLEISKRTVDNHISNILTKTQTENRVALVRWALHWGKVCLNDVNCCPIPPLQD; encoded by the coding sequence ATGGCTGGTGGCGAGTCTCAGACCCCTGTTAGTCTGTCTGACCGAGAACTGCAAATTATCGACTTAGTGGCCACTGGCTTAACTAACCAACAAATTGCAGTCAAACTGGAAATTAGTAAGCGTACTGTTGATAACCATATCAGCAATATTCTTACCAAAACACAAACTGAGAACCGAGTTGCTCTTGTCCGCTGGGCTTTGCACTGGGGTAAAGTATGTTTAAATGATGTTAACTGCTGTCCTATTCCTCCTTTGCAGGACTAA
- a CDS encoding carbohydrate kinase, which yields MSNPRVLCLGEILYDVLADQLGRSVPEVESWTSYPGGAPANVACALVKLGTPSAFIGCVGEDETGTSLVKLLEAVGVDTTGVQHHPSSPTRQVLVTRKQNGDRVFAGFKDYDTTEFADTRLKAENLPEKLFATADILVVGTLELAYPESGAAVYRALELASQHNVKILLDVNWRDVFWKNPDAAPDVIRELIKKVDFLKLAKEEAELLFDTHDAGAITYRASSLEGVLVTDGEKGCAYCLGENEDKLPAFSVPVVDTTGAGDSFVAGFVHQLLNYGIKNLSDAEVVKKIIAYASAAGALTTLKPGAIASQPTVEEVENFLKEH from the coding sequence ATGAGCAATCCCCGCGTTTTATGTTTAGGTGAAATACTATATGATGTGCTTGCCGATCAATTAGGTCGTTCGGTTCCTGAGGTTGAGTCATGGACTTCTTATCCAGGGGGAGCGCCAGCGAATGTTGCTTGTGCTTTAGTCAAGTTGGGAACCCCGTCAGCATTTATCGGCTGTGTTGGTGAAGATGAAACCGGAACTAGTCTAGTAAAGCTTTTAGAAGCAGTAGGTGTAGATACAACTGGAGTGCAGCATCATCCCTCTTCACCTACCAGACAAGTATTAGTAACTAGAAAACAAAACGGCGATCGCGTGTTTGCCGGTTTCAAGGATTACGACACTACCGAATTTGCCGACACTCGTCTGAAGGCAGAAAATTTACCAGAAAAATTATTTGCTACTGCCGATATTTTAGTCGTCGGGACTTTAGAACTAGCTTATCCCGAAAGTGGTGCGGCAGTTTATCGTGCCTTAGAGTTAGCTTCTCAACACAATGTAAAGATTTTGCTAGATGTCAACTGGCGCGATGTATTTTGGAAAAATCCTGACGCTGCTCCTGACGTAATTCGGGAATTAATCAAAAAAGTAGATTTTCTGAAACTAGCAAAGGAAGAAGCTGAATTATTATTTGATACTCACGATGCAGGGGCAATTACTTACCGTGCCAGCAGTTTAGAAGGAGTATTAGTCACGGATGGAGAAAAGGGTTGTGCTTATTGTCTCGGCGAAAACGAAGATAAACTTCCGGCTTTTTCTGTCCCCGTAGTTGATACAACTGGTGCTGGAGATAGTTTTGTTGCTGGCTTTGTTCACCAGTTGTTGAATTACGGAATCAAGAATTTAAGCGATGCCGAAGTTGTGAAAAAAATTATTGCTTATGCTAGCGCTGCGGGGGCTTTGACTACATTAAAACCCGGTGCGATCGCTTCTCAGCCAACAGTGGAGGAAGTAGAGAATTTTCTGAAGGAGCATTGA
- a CDS encoding gluconokinase, protein MIILVMGVSGSGKTTIGKTLAESLGWKFRDADDFHPQENIDKMRNGVALNDADRLPWLQKMLDVIKQCLSETTNIVITCSALKESYRQMLLVNHESVKLVYLKGSFELIQQRLKERKNHFMNEQLLKSQFDILEEPLDSLTVDISQPLEVIVREIVEKLRSQLG, encoded by the coding sequence ATGATTATCCTTGTCATGGGCGTTTCGGGTTCCGGTAAAACTACCATTGGTAAAACGCTAGCAGAATCTTTAGGCTGGAAGTTTCGGGATGCTGATGATTTTCATCCACAAGAGAATATTGATAAAATGCGAAACGGTGTTGCATTGAATGATGCAGATAGACTACCGTGGCTGCAAAAAATGCTTGATGTCATCAAACAGTGTTTGTCAGAAACTACAAATATAGTTATCACTTGTTCGGCTTTAAAAGAAAGTTATCGTCAGATGCTGTTAGTAAATCATGAATCTGTAAAGCTGGTTTATCTCAAAGGTTCATTTGAATTGATTCAACAACGTTTGAAAGAACGAAAAAATCATTTTATGAACGAACAACTTCTTAAAAGTCAATTTGATATCCTTGAAGAACCTTTAGACTCACTTACAGTTGATATTTCGCAGCCTCTTGAGGTTATTGTGCGAGAGATTGTAGAAAAACTGCGATCGCAACTTGGTTAA